The following proteins come from a genomic window of Ignavibacteriales bacterium:
- a CDS encoding bacteriohemerythrin has protein sequence MSFIDFRAEYKVYIRSIDCEHEIIAGIVNSIHESILKTDKKITLAELNRLLEVLESHFENEERLMKENQFPGYFSHKLEHDRFYNQMLETIEKFGKEQTALDSNSLLGIRRWFFNHIDINDRKCGQFLSDKGIS, from the coding sequence ATGAGCTTTATTGATTTCAGGGCAGAGTATAAAGTTTACATCCGTTCGATTGACTGCGAACACGAAATTATCGCGGGGATTGTAAATTCAATTCACGAATCAATTTTAAAAACCGATAAAAAAATAACACTTGCTGAATTAAACAGACTTCTTGAAGTTCTTGAAAGTCATTTTGAAAATGAAGAAAGACTGATGAAGGAAAATCAATTCCCCGGTTACTTTTCCCACAAACTCGAGCACGACCGTTTTTATAATCAAATGCTTGAGACAATAGAAAAATTTGGCAAAGAACAAACGGCACTTGATTCGAATAGTCTTCTGGGAATAAGGCGCTGGTTCTTCAATCACATTGATATTAACGATCGTAAATGCGGACAGTTCTTATCGGATAAAGGAATTTCATAA
- a CDS encoding ComF family protein, translating to MDFLTEVIDFFLPRFCSSCKTKLSLNEEIVCESCFSKIKHADQERLNCEFERKFNSAKIISGFTSLFIFEKDKELQHIIHGLKYDGKFRIGIFLGKLLANELKNKFSEWNIDFIVPVPLHHLKKAERGYNQSEFLAKGMRSVLKISVENKLIKRNRFTETQTNLTLPERKENIYNAFTMKNRNIVKQKNILLLDDVITTGATIAECGNTLLESGAANVYATSVAIAD from the coding sequence ATGGATTTTCTAACTGAGGTTATTGATTTTTTCCTTCCGCGGTTTTGTTCTTCTTGTAAAACAAAACTCTCTCTAAATGAAGAGATTGTTTGCGAGTCTTGTTTTTCCAAAATTAAACATGCGGATCAGGAAAGACTGAATTGCGAATTTGAAAGAAAATTCAATTCGGCTAAAATTATCAGCGGATTCACTTCCCTTTTTATTTTTGAAAAAGATAAAGAACTTCAGCATATAATACACGGATTAAAATACGACGGCAAATTTAGAATTGGAATATTTTTAGGTAAACTTTTAGCTAACGAGTTGAAAAACAAATTTTCTGAATGGAATATTGATTTTATTGTTCCGGTTCCTCTTCATCATTTGAAAAAGGCGGAACGCGGATACAATCAATCTGAGTTCCTAGCGAAGGGAATGAGATCAGTCCTGAAGATATCGGTTGAGAATAAACTTATTAAACGAAACCGGTTTACTGAAACTCAGACCAATTTAACATTGCCAGAAAGAAAAGAGAATATTTATAACGCGTTCACAATGAAAAATAGAAATATTGTGAAGCAAAAAAATATTTTGCTATTGGATGATGTTATCACCACAGGTGCCACAATTGCTGAATGTGGGAATACCCTATTAGAGAGCGGTGCTGCTAATGTGTATGCAACCTCGGTTGCAATTGCAGATTAA
- the argS gene encoding arginine--tRNA ligase gives MKNYLIDLFKKTEAKLSYLKEVEIVFTVPSQKDHGDYATNAAMILAKKLKLKPQEIAKEIISSLDFDKNVIEKVEIAGPGFINFYFTPLFNTLIVKEIFQHKENFGKSKKYAGKKAMVEFVSANPTGPLTVGHGRNAVVGDTVANMLEWIGYSVDREYYFNNAGRQMRVLGDSVRLRYLELLGQKIEFPDDYYQGEYIKEIAAELKNENGEKFLEESAEGVFKQAAEKEIFGDIIKTLERIQIRMKNFYNEHVLYEEGKIDSLLAEFKKKDLSYENDGAVWLKLSELGNENDKVIVKSTGEPTYRLPDIAYHITKYERGYDLMIDLFGSDHNATYPDVLAGLRALGYDTDKVKVLIHQFVTIMEKGEVVKMSTRKANYITLDELIDQVGSDVVRYFFNMRSITSHLNFDLDLAKKQSDENPVFYLQYAHARISSILRMTVDEGLNPSLDNLNLLSTKEEQNLLKKLFEFPEDVLYSAENYETHRITIYLEELAALFHRFYTECRIIGSEKNLAEARIALCVAVKTVLGNGLSILGVNAPNKM, from the coding sequence TTGAAAAATTACTTAATAGATCTTTTCAAAAAGACAGAAGCAAAACTATCTTACCTAAAAGAAGTTGAAATTGTCTTCACAGTTCCAAGCCAGAAAGATCATGGCGATTATGCTACAAACGCCGCTATGATTTTAGCAAAGAAATTGAAACTGAAACCGCAAGAGATTGCGAAAGAAATTATCAGTTCTCTCGATTTTGATAAAAACGTAATTGAAAAAGTTGAAATTGCCGGACCAGGATTTATTAACTTTTATTTTACTCCGCTATTTAATACTCTGATTGTTAAAGAAATATTCCAGCATAAAGAAAATTTTGGAAAGTCAAAAAAATATGCCGGCAAGAAAGCAATGGTAGAGTTCGTCTCGGCGAATCCAACCGGTCCGCTGACCGTTGGGCATGGTCGAAACGCGGTTGTCGGTGATACGGTAGCGAATATGCTTGAATGGATCGGTTATTCTGTTGACCGTGAATATTATTTCAACAACGCCGGTAGACAAATGCGTGTTCTAGGTGATTCCGTTCGCTTACGCTATCTGGAATTACTCGGACAGAAAATTGAGTTCCCCGACGATTACTACCAGGGCGAGTACATTAAAGAAATTGCTGCAGAACTCAAAAATGAAAACGGTGAAAAATTTCTTGAAGAAAGCGCTGAAGGAGTTTTTAAACAAGCAGCGGAGAAAGAAATATTCGGTGATATCATAAAAACACTTGAGCGGATTCAAATCCGTATGAAAAATTTTTACAACGAGCATGTTTTATATGAAGAAGGAAAGATCGATTCTCTCTTAGCAGAGTTTAAAAAGAAAGATCTTTCTTATGAAAATGATGGCGCCGTTTGGTTAAAGTTATCCGAACTCGGCAACGAGAATGATAAAGTAATTGTGAAATCTACCGGTGAACCTACATACCGTCTGCCGGATATTGCGTACCACATTACAAAATACGAACGCGGTTACGATCTAATGATCGACCTCTTCGGTTCTGATCATAATGCTACATATCCGGATGTGCTTGCCGGTTTGCGCGCCTTGGGTTATGATACGGACAAAGTGAAAGTGCTGATCCATCAGTTTGTAACGATTATGGAAAAAGGTGAAGTAGTTAAGATGTCCACACGCAAGGCTAATTACATTACACTGGACGAGTTGATTGATCAAGTGGGAAGCGACGTGGTCCGTTATTTCTTTAATATGAGAAGCATCACCAGCCATTTAAATTTTGATCTTGATCTGGCAAAAAAACAATCCGATGAAAATCCGGTGTTCTATCTTCAGTATGCGCATGCAAGAATTTCTTCTATACTAAGGATGACTGTTGACGAGGGATTAAATCCTTCTCTGGATAATTTGAATTTGCTCTCAACCAAAGAAGAACAAAATCTTCTAAAGAAACTTTTCGAATTTCCGGAAGATGTTCTTTACAGCGCGGAGAATTATGAGACTCATAGAATTACAATTTATCTTGAAGAACTTGCGGCACTGTTCCATAGATTTTATACCGAATGTAGGATAATTGGAAGTGAAAAGAATTTAGCCGAAGCTCGGATTGCTCTTTGTGTAGCTGTTAAGACAGTTCTCGGAAACGGATTATCAATTCTTGGTGTGAACGCACCGAATAAGATGTAA
- the rsfS gene encoding ribosome silencing factor, which produces MDPLKFSKMIAEIIKTKKGFDINILDLRKLSGIADCFIVCSADADRQVKAIADEIDDQLHNKGIRCFHKEGFETLNWVILDYFDVIVHVFKADARSYYNLEKLWGDAPVIKIKNEV; this is translated from the coding sequence TTGGATCCACTAAAATTTTCAAAGATGATTGCTGAGATCATCAAAACAAAAAAAGGCTTCGACATAAATATTCTCGACCTTAGAAAACTTTCCGGTATTGCCGACTGTTTTATTGTTTGTTCGGCTGACGCCGACAGACAGGTGAAAGCAATTGCCGATGAGATTGATGATCAGCTTCACAATAAAGGAATCAGATGTTTTCACAAGGAAGGATTTGAGACTTTAAATTGGGTTATTCTCGATTACTTTGATGTCATCGTCCATGTTTTTAAGGCAGATGCACGAAGCTATTACAATTTGGAAAAACTTTGGGGCGATGCGCCTGTTATTAAAATAAAGAATGAAGTGTAG
- a CDS encoding LytR C-terminal domain-containing protein: MEQNNTRKKTSKSAGLKSSTLNLILNVSIFLLAAIIIYMGYSIYLKLANNKHIKDDQFTEQVASDIIQVEVLNGSGVNGVADRFTDFLRNNNLDVVKSGNYISDDVNESLVIDRSGNMANAFKTAKILGIKKENVIQQLNKDYFLDVSIIVGKDYFNLAPFK, encoded by the coding sequence TTGGAACAGAACAACACAAGAAAAAAAACTTCTAAATCGGCTGGTCTAAAATCATCCACACTAAATTTGATTCTTAATGTTTCAATTTTTCTTTTAGCTGCTATAATCATTTATATGGGTTATTCTATTTATTTAAAACTGGCAAATAACAAGCATATAAAAGATGATCAATTTACCGAACAGGTTGCTTCAGATATTATACAGGTAGAAGTGCTTAATGGAAGCGGAGTGAACGGTGTTGCAGACCGCTTCACTGATTTTCTCCGGAATAATAATCTCGACGTAGTTAAATCCGGTAATTACATCTCCGATGATGTTAACGAAAGTCTCGTCATTGATCGGTCCGGAAATATGGCAAATGCTTTCAAGACTGCAAAAATCCTTGGTATTAAAAAGGAAAATGTAATTCAGCAGCTCAATAAAGATTACTTTTTAGATGTCTCGATTATAGTCGGGAAAGATTATTTTAATTTAGCTCCGTTCAAATAA
- a CDS encoding RidA family protein, translated as MIEKKIKELTGFEITTPPKPLASYIPAQKSGNLIFTSGQLPFVNGKLLAEGKIGYEISEEKGIECARMSAINCLSAVKSLIGDLDKIEQIVKVTVFVSSAVGYTSQPKIANGASDFLVQVFGDAGKHSRSAVGVAELPMNSPVEIEMIVRVNT; from the coding sequence ATGATTGAAAAGAAAATCAAAGAACTCACCGGTTTCGAAATAACAACACCGCCGAAACCTCTTGCAAGTTATATCCCGGCACAAAAAAGCGGCAACTTAATTTTTACATCGGGGCAGCTCCCATTTGTAAATGGGAAATTATTAGCCGAAGGAAAGATTGGATACGAAATTTCTGAGGAAAAAGGGATTGAATGCGCAAGAATGTCTGCCATAAATTGTTTAAGTGCCGTAAAATCATTGATAGGCGATCTCGATAAAATTGAACAGATTGTAAAGGTAACCGTATTTGTAAGCTCTGCTGTCGGTTATACTTCTCAACCAAAGATTGCAAACGGCGCTTCCGATTTTCTAGTACAAGTTTTTGGCGATGCAGGAAAGCATTCAAGAAGCGCGGTGGGTGTTGCAGAATTGCCTATGAATTCTCCCGTTGAGATCGAAATGATTGTAAGAGTGAATACTTAG
- the mazG gene encoding nucleoside triphosphate pyrophosphohydrolase, with translation MTGEKFEKLWLIMKRLREECPWDKEQTHDSIKAALLEETYETIEAIDLKDYDELKSELGDLLLHIVFHSAIAEENKTFSIDDVIDSISEKMIRRHPHVFGDTIVSGTKDILRNWEEIKLTEGRDSLLEGVPKNLPGLARAFRLQEKASKVGFDWEKKEDVWKKVIEEIEEMHEMERSGDKVEFEKEMGDVFFALTNYARFLGIHPENALRLTNEKFIKRFNYIEQKIKESGKSLTKSNLEEMDKFWEESKSIFG, from the coding sequence ATGACAGGAGAGAAGTTCGAAAAACTTTGGCTAATTATGAAGCGCTTAAGAGAAGAATGCCCGTGGGATAAAGAACAGACTCATGATTCAATTAAAGCGGCTTTGCTTGAAGAGACATACGAAACAATCGAGGCAATCGATCTGAAAGATTATGATGAACTTAAATCTGAACTTGGCGATCTACTTCTGCACATTGTTTTTCATTCTGCTATTGCAGAAGAGAATAAAACTTTTTCAATTGATGATGTGATCGATTCAATAAGCGAAAAGATGATTCGGCGCCATCCTCATGTTTTCGGGGATACAATAGTCTCGGGAACTAAAGATATTTTGAGAAACTGGGAAGAGATAAAATTAACGGAAGGACGGGATTCTCTTCTTGAAGGTGTTCCCAAAAATTTACCGGGTCTTGCCCGCGCATTTCGTCTGCAAGAGAAAGCTTCTAAAGTAGGATTTGATTGGGAGAAAAAAGAAGACGTTTGGAAAAAAGTGATTGAAGAAATTGAAGAGATGCATGAAATGGAACGATCCGGTGATAAGGTAGAATTTGAAAAAGAAATGGGCGATGTTTTCTTCGCACTTACTAACTATGCAAGATTTCTAGGTATTCACCCCGAAAATGCACTCCGGCTTACAAATGAAAAATTCATCAAACGGTTTAATTACATTGAGCAAAAAATAAAAGAGAGCGGGAAATCATTAACCAAATCTAATCTTGAAGAGATGGATAAATTCTGGGAAGAGAGTAAATCAATATTCGGTTAA
- a CDS encoding PhoH family protein: MENVDLLSFMGVNDNNIKPLEERFTSNVTVRGDNVFVQGVAEEVSAIEKVVKEMIFVLNTTGKLQSNDVYTIIDLTLQGKEIISDNELDSIILYSKKDVIKAKTPNQITYIKSVKENDICFAIGPAGTGKTYLAVAFAVAALKKGIVKKIILARPAVEAGESLGFLPGDFREKIDPYLRPLYDALEEMIPGEQLKNYLEKGVVEIVPLAYMRGRTLNNAYVILDEAQNATGMQMKMFLTRLGPNSKSIVTGDITQIDLPSYSQSGLVQVKEILHGIEGVGFVYFDKGDVVRHKLVKDIINAYEKHYNNNGKGS, encoded by the coding sequence TTGGAAAATGTAGATCTTCTTTCTTTCATGGGGGTTAATGACAACAATATTAAACCGCTCGAGGAGAGATTTACTTCAAATGTTACGGTGCGCGGAGATAATGTTTTTGTTCAAGGTGTAGCAGAAGAAGTATCGGCTATTGAAAAAGTTGTAAAAGAAATGATCTTTGTTCTTAATACGACTGGCAAACTTCAATCAAATGACGTCTATACAATTATTGACCTCACTCTTCAAGGAAAAGAAATTATAAGTGATAACGAGCTTGACAGCATAATTCTTTACTCCAAAAAAGACGTGATCAAAGCAAAAACGCCGAACCAAATAACATACATTAAAAGTGTCAAGGAAAATGATATCTGTTTCGCGATCGGTCCTGCCGGAACAGGAAAGACTTATCTTGCAGTTGCATTTGCTGTGGCTGCACTCAAAAAAGGGATAGTAAAAAAAATTATTCTTGCCCGACCCGCTGTGGAAGCGGGGGAGAGTCTTGGATTTCTTCCGGGTGATTTCAGAGAAAAGATCGATCCATATCTCCGCCCTCTTTACGATGCTTTAGAAGAGATGATTCCTGGAGAACAGTTAAAAAATTATCTTGAAAAAGGAGTTGTAGAAATTGTTCCGCTGGCTTACATGCGCGGCAGAACTTTGAATAATGCTTACGTTATTCTGGATGAAGCTCAAAACGCAACCGGTATGCAGATGAAAATGTTTTTAACACGTCTCGGTCCTAACTCAAAATCAATTGTTACTGGAGATATTACTCAGATTGATCTGCCGAGTTATTCACAAAGCGGATTAGTTCAAGTAAAAGAAATACTTCATGGAATTGAAGGAGTGGGATTTGTTTACTTTGACAAAGGTGATGTAGTTAGACATAAACTAGTTAAAGATATCATTAACGCATACGAAAAACATTATAACAATAATGGCAAAGGATCTTAA
- a CDS encoding LysM peptidoglycan-binding domain-containing protein, protein MKVYKLFLAGIFVMLLSVNLFAQEKEMTKEEWQNEINRLTERKVALTTELNSLKTEVANLKKMNADLKTYDACIDELYAMLGAKKADVDNFRRQLADLTSKIDGQVAPKADRQAELDAMKKNKISALPEFFDKVHNQLQRKLDAWVEAPKELNYTVVKNDNLWNIAKKKEHYANPFAWPVIYKSNRDQIKNPDLIFPKQIFKIPFLTEEEKSKYEKIRRNYKPAPPTQTQAPVK, encoded by the coding sequence ATGAAAGTTTACAAATTATTCTTAGCCGGCATTTTCGTTATGCTCCTCTCTGTCAATCTCTTTGCGCAAGAAAAAGAAATGACAAAAGAGGAATGGCAGAATGAAATTAACCGACTGACCGAAAGAAAAGTAGCTCTTACAACAGAATTAAATTCATTAAAAACAGAAGTTGCAAATCTCAAAAAGATGAATGCAGATTTGAAAACTTATGACGCCTGCATTGACGAACTTTATGCAATGCTTGGTGCTAAAAAAGCTGATGTTGATAACTTCAGAAGACAATTAGCCGATCTTACTTCAAAGATTGACGGTCAAGTTGCACCAAAAGCAGATCGTCAGGCAGAATTGGATGCGATGAAGAAGAATAAAATTAGTGCGCTGCCGGAATTTTTTGATAAGGTTCATAACCAGCTTCAAAGAAAACTTGATGCATGGGTAGAAGCACCAAAAGAATTAAATTATACAGTAGTTAAAAATGATAATCTCTGGAATATCGCTAAGAAAAAAGAACACTATGCAAATCCTTTTGCATGGCCTGTAATTTATAAATCAAACAGAGACCAAATTAAAAATCCGGATTTAATCTTCCCGAAACAGATCTTCAAAATTCCGTTCTTGACTGAAGAAGAAAAATCGAAATATGAGAAGATCAGAAGAAACTATAAACCGGCTCCGCCTACACAAACTCAGGCTCCGGTTAAATAA
- the radC gene encoding DNA repair protein RadC, with product MKVKELPIDDRPREKLILRGVQSLTDTELIAILLRTGTKGKSVLQVAQDLIKKWDGLNNLTSQTSEAIQKQLGIGKDKAATLIAAFEISRRIDTQKKLFSIKKIASPNDIAEIFIPLLRDKVKEEFYVVCLNSANKITKMELISVGNLNSSVVHPREVFKVAIENNSANIILLHNHPSGNSEPSNEDISLTRKMVEAGKIMDIQVFDHIIIAGNKFTSLVEKRII from the coding sequence ATGAAAGTAAAAGAGCTGCCAATAGACGACCGTCCGCGCGAAAAATTAATTCTGCGAGGTGTACAAAGTTTAACTGACACAGAATTAATTGCTATTCTTCTAAGAACCGGCACAAAAGGTAAAAGTGTATTACAAGTCGCTCAGGATTTAATTAAGAAATGGGACGGACTTAACAACCTCACTTCACAAACCTCCGAAGCAATACAAAAGCAGCTGGGAATTGGAAAAGATAAAGCCGCAACGCTCATTGCCGCATTCGAAATAAGCCGCAGAATTGATACTCAAAAGAAATTGTTCTCAATAAAGAAAATTGCATCGCCGAACGACATTGCAGAAATCTTCATTCCGCTACTTCGTGATAAAGTGAAAGAAGAATTTTACGTGGTATGTTTAAATTCTGCCAACAAGATTACTAAAATGGAATTGATTTCGGTTGGCAACCTAAATTCAAGTGTGGTACATCCCCGTGAAGTATTCAAAGTTGCAATTGAAAATAATTCTGCGAATATAATTCTTCTCCATAATCATCCAAGCGGAAATAGTGAACCGAGCAATGAAGATATTTCATTAACGCGCAAAATGGTGGAAGCGGGTAAGATCATGGACATACAAGTCTTCGACCATATAATTATTGCCGGGAACAAATTCACCAGTTTGGTTGAAAAACGTATTATATAA
- the guaA gene encoding glutamine-hydrolyzing GMP synthase, with product MTHQQKILILDFGSQYTQLIARRIRESKVYSEIHPHTFPIELIKKEKPSGIILSGGPMSVNEEGSPSVSKEIFELGIPVLGICYGLQLMSKVLGGKVEPADDREYGKAHLEILEDDFLFMGVDDGSIIWMSHGDYVTKLPKGFSVTGKTENSPLCSISNPDKKLYGIQFHPEVSHTKFGKRILENFVFDICGCKADWTSQNFINSTIIEVKLKVGGKKVICALSGGVDSSVAAVLIHKAVGEQLVCIHVDHGMMRKDESAFIKKMFSDNYKMHIDYVDASELFLTKLAGVTDPEIKRKIIGNTFIEVFDSEAKKFSDAEFLVQGTLYPDVIESVSVKGASATIKTHHNVGGLPERMNLKLIEPFRELFKDEVRAIGRELSLPEIFIRRHPFPGPGLAVRVLGEITEERLDILREADDIFITELDNAKIYDKIWQAFAVLLPIQTVGVMGDMRTYENVIALRAVTSTDGMTADWYRFDHDFLELVSNKIIRSVRGVNRVVYDISSKPPATIEWE from the coding sequence ATGACTCATCAACAAAAAATTTTAATACTCGATTTCGGTTCTCAGTATACACAACTTATCGCACGGCGGATTCGTGAAAGTAAAGTTTATTCGGAAATTCACCCGCATACTTTCCCGATTGAACTGATCAAAAAAGAAAAACCGTCTGGCATAATTTTAAGTGGCGGACCGATGAGTGTAAATGAAGAAGGTTCTCCGTCCGTATCAAAAGAGATTTTTGAACTCGGCATTCCTGTGCTGGGTATTTGTTATGGTTTGCAGCTAATGTCTAAAGTACTGGGAGGCAAAGTTGAACCAGCCGATGACCGCGAATACGGAAAAGCGCATCTGGAAATACTTGAAGATGATTTCCTATTTATGGGTGTCGATGATGGTTCTATAATTTGGATGAGTCATGGCGATTATGTGACCAAATTACCAAAAGGATTTTCAGTAACAGGAAAAACAGAAAACTCGCCGTTATGCTCAATATCTAATCCGGACAAAAAATTATATGGCATTCAGTTTCATCCGGAAGTATCACATACAAAATTTGGTAAAAGAATTTTAGAGAATTTTGTTTTTGATATATGCGGCTGTAAAGCCGATTGGACTTCACAAAATTTTATCAACTCAACTATAATTGAAGTTAAACTAAAAGTCGGCGGTAAAAAAGTTATTTGTGCTTTAAGCGGAGGAGTCGATTCATCTGTTGCCGCGGTACTAATTCATAAAGCTGTGGGTGAACAGTTGGTATGTATCCATGTAGATCATGGTATGATGCGTAAAGATGAGAGTGCGTTTATTAAAAAAATGTTCAGTGATAATTATAAAATGCATATTGATTATGTAGATGCCTCTGAACTTTTTCTTACCAAACTTGCCGGAGTCACTGATCCGGAGATAAAAAGAAAAATCATTGGAAATACTTTTATAGAAGTTTTTGATAGCGAAGCAAAGAAATTTTCTGACGCCGAATTCCTCGTTCAGGGTACGTTATATCCGGATGTAATCGAATCAGTTTCTGTTAAAGGTGCTTCTGCTACAATTAAAACACATCACAATGTTGGCGGACTACCGGAGCGGATGAATCTTAAATTAATTGAGCCGTTCAGAGAACTATTCAAAGATGAAGTGCGTGCTATTGGGCGTGAACTTAGTTTGCCGGAAATATTCATTCGCCGGCATCCATTCCCGGGTCCTGGACTTGCGGTTCGTGTACTTGGAGAGATTACAGAAGAACGGCTCGATATTCTGCGTGAAGCTGATGATATTTTCATTACTGAACTCGACAATGCAAAAATATATGATAAGATTTGGCAAGCATTTGCGGTGTTGCTTCCCATTCAAACTGTTGGTGTAATGGGTGATATGCGGACTTACGAAAATGTAATTGCTCTCCGCGCCGTTACTTCAACAGATGGGATGACTGCAGATTGGTATCGTTTTGACCATGATTTTCTGGAATTGGTATCAAATAAAATTATCCGTTCGGTACGCGGTGTTAACCGTGTAGTATATGATATAAGCTCAAAACCTCCTGCCACAATTGAATGGGAATAA
- the gcvH gene encoding glycine cleavage system protein GcvH — translation MNIPENLKYTKDHEWIKVEGNVGTIGVTDFAQGELGDIVYIDIAPDLAEITSGESFGTIEAVKTVSDMYAPVTGKVLELNTKLNDEPQLVNTDPYSSGWIIKIEIADLSQLDNLLSAEAYKAQLG, via the coding sequence ATGAATATTCCAGAAAATCTTAAGTATACCAAGGACCATGAGTGGATAAAGGTTGAAGGAAACGTTGGAACAATTGGAGTTACAGATTTTGCTCAAGGTGAATTGGGAGATATAGTTTATATTGATATTGCACCTGATTTAGCGGAAATAACTAGCGGCGAATCTTTCGGTACTATTGAAGCGGTTAAAACAGTAAGTGATATGTATGCTCCTGTAACAGGAAAAGTCTTAGAACTGAATACAAAACTAAATGATGAACCGCAGCTTGTAAATACTGATCCTTATTCGTCCGGTTGGATTATTAAAATTGAGATTGCTGATCTTTCACAATTAGATAATCTGCTCAGTGCAGAAGCTTACAAAGCTCAACTCGGTTAA
- the accC gene encoding acetyl-CoA carboxylase biotin carboxylase subunit, with protein MFKKILIANRGEIALRIIRTCKELGIPTVAVYSEIDRDSLHVVFADEAVCIGPAPSNLSYLKVSSILSAAQITGADAIHPGYGFLAENADFSEICAESNIKFIGPSPDSIRKMGDKAFAKETMKKVGVPVVPGSAGVVHDVEEAKKIAAEIGYPVMMKASAGGGGKGMRIVWDESEIEKAFQTAGNEAGAAFNNADLYLEKYIENPRHIEIQVLCDTHGNFYQYGERDCSIQRRHQKLIEESPSPFITNEVRKKMGEAALLGVRSVNYEGAGTIEFLVDKHQNFYFIEMNTRIQVEHPVTEMVRNFDLVKNQILIAAGRPIEDKPLEPRGHAIEFRINAEDPDHNFRPSPGRIEYLHFPGGFGVRIDSHVYNDYVIPPNYDSLIAKMIVWGTDRKHAINRARRALEEFKIEGIKTTIPFHMKVLENEKFIEGDFDTSFIDKHININ; from the coding sequence TTGTTTAAGAAAATTTTAATCGCTAATCGCGGTGAGATAGCACTAAGAATTATTAGAACTTGCAAAGAGTTGGGAATACCCACTGTTGCAGTTTATAGTGAAATTGACCGTGATTCTCTCCATGTAGTTTTTGCAGACGAAGCTGTTTGCATTGGCCCTGCACCAAGTAATCTAAGTTACCTAAAAGTTAGTAGCATCCTTTCCGCAGCCCAGATAACAGGTGCAGATGCTATTCATCCTGGTTATGGATTCCTTGCTGAGAATGCAGATTTCAGCGAGATCTGTGCCGAATCAAATATTAAATTCATAGGTCCTTCACCAGATTCAATCCGGAAAATGGGTGATAAAGCATTTGCAAAAGAGACAATGAAAAAAGTCGGCGTTCCAGTTGTTCCCGGAAGTGCCGGTGTAGTACATGATGTTGAAGAAGCAAAGAAAATTGCCGCAGAAATAGGTTATCCTGTTATGATGAAAGCATCTGCGGGAGGAGGCGGTAAAGGAATGAGAATTGTTTGGGATGAAAGCGAAATTGAAAAAGCATTTCAAACCGCCGGCAATGAAGCCGGAGCCGCATTCAATAATGCAGATCTTTATTTAGAGAAGTACATTGAAAATCCACGCCACATTGAAATACAAGTTTTATGCGACACTCACGGAAATTTTTATCAGTATGGTGAAAGAGACTGTTCAATTCAACGAAGACATCAAAAATTAATTGAAGAATCTCCATCACCGTTTATTACCAATGAGGTTAGAAAAAAAATGGGCGAAGCTGCACTTCTTGGAGTTCGTTCTGTAAATTATGAAGGTGCCGGCACAATTGAATTCCTAGTTGATAAGCACCAGAATTTTTATTTCATAGAAATGAACACAAGAATTCAAGTTGAGCATCCGGTTACAGAAATGGTTCGTAATTTTGATCTGGTAAAAAATCAAATATTGATTGCTGCTGGTCGCCCAATAGAAGACAAACCGCTCGAACCCCGCGGACATGCAATTGAATTTAGGATTAATGCTGAAGACCCAGATCATAATTTCAGACCATCTCCGGGTCGAATTGAGTATTTACATTTTCCCGGCGGCTTTGGCGTCAGAATCGATTCTCATGTTTACAACGATTATGTAATTCCTCCAAACTATGATTCATTAATTGCGAAGATGATTGTTTGGGGAACGGACCGGAAACATGCTATTAATAGAGCAAGACGTGCATTAGAAGAATTCAAAATTGAAGGTATCAAAACCACAATCCCATTTCATATGAAAGTTCTAGAAAATGAAAAATTTATCGAAGGTGATTTTGATACTTCATTCATAGATAAACACATTAATATCAACTAA